The Vibrio echinoideorum DNA window TAGATTGGGTCTTCTGCAACGTTCGCTTCAACTAAACTACCGGCTTTGTGCAGCATAGCAACACAGTCTTTGCTTAGATGGCGAAGGTGAAGTGTCTTACCTAATACCGCGTAACGGTCAGCGATAGTATCGATCGCTTCAATCGCTGAGTGGTCTGTAACGCGTGAGTTTGCGAAATCAACGATAACATCTTGTGGATCGTTGTATGCATCAAACAGCTCCAGGAAGTTAGCCGTTGAACCAAAGAAGATTGGACCGTTAACTTTGTACTCTTTTGAGCCTTCCGCGTTTACAGATGTATCTGCGTAGATGTGTTTGGCATGTTGCCATGCGAACATTAATGCAGAAGCAACTACACCAACACCCACGGCTACTGCAAGGTCAGTCAGTACTGTTACAACCGTAACAAGAACGATAACGAAGAAGTCTTGCTTAGGAACACGGCGAGCCAGTTTGAAGGTTGCCCATTCAAATGTACCGATAACAACCATGAACATTACACCCACTAGCGCAGCTAGAGGAATCATCTCGATAAGTGCAGAGCCGAAAAGGATGAACATCAGTAGTGCTACTGCAGCAACGATACCAGAAAGACGACCACGACCGCCTGAGTTTACGTTGATCATCGATTGACCGATCATCGCACAACCACCCATCGCGCCAAATACAGAACACGTTACGTTAGCCATACCTTGACCAACACATTCACGGTTAGATTGACCACGAGTGTTCGTCATCTCATCAAGTACCGTTAGTGTTAGTAGAGATTCGATCAGGCCGATAGCCGCCAGAATAATTGCGTATGGCAGGATGATTTGCAGTGTTTCGAATGAAAATGGAACTGCGGGAATCGAGAACGTTGGTAGAGAGCCCGCTAGTGTTGCGGCTTCATCACCAGACATCGTGCGCAAGAAATCGACAACCGTACGAGTTTCAAGATCAAGGCCAACAACCAAAGCCGTTACCGTCACAATAGCAACCAACGAAGATGGTACTGCTGTTGTGAGTTTAGGAAGGAAGTGGATGATACCCATTGTCAGTGCCACTAGGCCTAACATCAGTGTCATTTGACCGCTTGGTAACCAAGTTAATGCACCCGTTACATCAGGCGCTTTAAATTGACCAAGCTGTGCTAAGAAGATAACGATCGCTAAGCCGTTCACGAAGCCAATCATTACTGGGTGCGGAACGATACGGATAAATTTACCC harbors:
- a CDS encoding SulP family inorganic anion transporter; this encodes MFEFPQFSKHSVKNDVLSGLTVALALVPEAVAFAFVAGVDPMVGLYAAFIVGLITSVFGGRPGMISGATGAMAVVMVSLVATHGVQYLFAAVMLAGLLQIAAGVFKLGKFIRIVPHPVMIGFVNGLAIVIFLAQLGQFKAPDVTGALTWLPSGQMTLMLGLVALTMGIIHFLPKLTTAVPSSLVAIVTVTALVVGLDLETRTVVDFLRTMSGDEAATLAGSLPTFSIPAVPFSFETLQIILPYAIILAAIGLIESLLTLTVLDEMTNTRGQSNRECVGQGMANVTCSVFGAMGGCAMIGQSMINVNSGGRGRLSGIVAAVALLMFILFGSALIEMIPLAALVGVMFMVVIGTFEWATFKLARRVPKQDFFVIVLVTVVTVLTDLAVAVGVGVVASALMFAWQHAKHIYADTSVNAEGSKEYKVNGPIFFGSTANFLELFDAYNDPQDVIVDFANSRVTDHSAIEAIDTIADRYAVLGKTLHLRHLSKDCVAMLHKAGSLVEANVAEDPIYKVMSK